The Acidobacteriota bacterium sequence GAAAACAGCCTCGGTTGCACTGGGCCGGGCCTTGACCGGCGGTGCACTGATTGCCAGTCAGCTCAAGGAGTTGGAACGGTTGACCCTCCAGTTTCAAGGACGCGGGCCGCTTGGTTCAATCACGGTTGATGCTGATGCCCACGGGCGGGTCCGTGGGTTCATCCAAAACCCCCAAACTGATGTGCCGCTCCGAGAAGATGGCAAGTTTGATGTCGGCGGCGCGGTTGGGAAGGGCGTGTTGCACGTGATGCGGGATGCGGGTTTTGAAATCGGCTTTATGAAGGATCCGTATCGAGGATCGGTGCCGCTGGTTACCGGCGAAATCGCGGAGGATCTGACCTTCTATCTGACCAACTCCGAACAAATCCCGTCGGCCATGGGGCTTGGTGTCTACATGGATCGTGGGAGCGGGCACGTTCGGGCGGCGGGTGGTTTTCTGGTTCAGGTTTTGCCTGGAACCAGTGATGAGGTAATTTCACATCTGGAGCAGGCCATTCTCCAGGCTCCCCCGAGTACGGAACTTGTCAGTGCCGGAGCCAAACCGGAAGATATTATGAACATTATTCTGGGCGGGATGGATTACCGGGTTCTGGCTGAAAAACCGCTCAAATTTGAATGTACCTGCTCATATGAACGTGCCCTGACGATTATTTCAGCTCTGGGAGATGTCGAAGTCTGCGACATGCTCGAAAAAGATGGGCAGGCTGAAATGACCTGCCACTATTGCAACGCCGTGTATCATCTTGATGCGGAAACCCTTGCCCGTATTTTGAGCGGCGAGATTTGACTTGTTCAGTAGCTTAGGGACTGTAAACATACAACTTCCCGTTTTTATCGAAAGTCACCCGGAGAGATCCAATTTCAGAACAGGAAACCACGAAATACACGAAAAACACGAAAAAGAAATCCAAAGACTTCAATGGGGTCTGAGCTTGTGTCAGAGGTACTTATCCCATTCTGCAATAAATACCTTGTATATTGGGACGGCTAAACTATTGAAAAAACCGTATTTTCCTGAACCCTGAACCCTGAACCCTAAATGGTAGAAAAACCCTGATTCGCTCAGGGTTTTCTTTTTTAGCCGCATGGCGAATGAGCATTTTTTGCAAAATTCTTCGCGTTTAAGAGTAAGGCCGGCTAAGGAAAAACCTCACCCGTAATGACCTTCGATGTTTTGACAGGTTTTCATCTTCTTTAGAGCCGGCTCATTTCATTACATTGAGCCGTAGCCAGAGGTTACTCAGCGAGATTTCTTATTTTCATTTGTTTTTGTAAGGAAAATTTGTGTTATGGATATTCGTTTCCGAATTGTTTTATGCTTTTTTGGAATCATGCTTACTGCCTGGTTCCTGAATCAGGCGGTTTCAAGTAATACCGCAACTCCTTTATCAGTGGCGACACCCGCACCTGTTGGTGTGATTTCCAGTTTGCCATATCACCAACCTCTGGTTTTCAAAACTGATTTATCAAAGCCCTCATTGTCGCTAACCGCCAGAGCTTCGACTTCGACATTGGTAAAAGATCTTACCGGAGATGGCAAGGCTGATTTGATCCAACTGGTCAATGGGCAACTGTCAATTCGTCCTGGAGGTGGAGAGGCAACATTTGCTGATGCCACCCTACTTGATCTCGGTCACACGGCTTCACTTCTGGCTGTAAGCGATGCGAACGAGACTGGTAAGCCTGTGGTGCTGGTGTTACACACAATTGGTCAACTCGAAGCCTTTCAGGTTTCCTGGACATCACCTGAATCCAGGCTGCAATCCGACGTGTCATCGGTGGCTACCTTTTCAACGCTGGCTGATGGTCGCTCACTGACGGTGAGTGATGTGAATCACGACGGATATGACGACATCGTGGTTGCCTTTGACCATCAGGTGATGGTCTGGTTCGGAAGTATGGACGGATATGACCGTTCTCAGACTATCACCTTGCCCATCAATGGGTTAACTCATATCGACAAGAAAACAGGGCGATTGCTGGCATTTGACGAATTGACTCAGGTCATTCATTCCTGGAGCTGGCAAGATGACGAATTCCGGCAGGGAAGCCCCCTTCCGTTGCTGGCGAATAGGGCTGTTTTGACCACCTCTGATTTGAATTTTGATGGGTATTCTGACGTCGTGGCAGCAACTGATGACGGCCAGTTGAATCTCTGGCTGGGCGATGAAGTTGGCGAATTTACCTTCTTTCATCAATTTCCAGTCGTGCCAGGAATTACCCGAATGGAGTGCGGTCATCTCAACCTGGATGGTCTTTCTGATCTGGTGTTTGAGACGGCAACTGGTCAGTTGGGAGTGATGTGGGGTGATTCAACTGGAATGTTCAATCATCGGCAATTCCTTGAGCTGTCAGAACCGGCCCAGGATTGGGCGGTTGGCGAACTTGATGGCGATACTTTGACCGATCTTGTGCTCAATGAACCAGCCGCACTCAAAATCTTTGTTTCACAACAAAAGGCGGCGCTTTTGGTGACCACCACCGACGATGCCGGGCCTGGTTCGCTCCGGGAAGCTATTTTGGGAGCGACCGCAGCCGGTGGGGCCAATACCATTGCCTTTAACATTCCAGGTCCATCGAGCGGGCCGTTTGTGATCAAACTGGCGACGGCCTTGCCGCAGATTCCACGAGGAACGGTCATTGATGGCACCACTCAGGTGAGTAATTCAAAAGTTGACCCTAATCCAAATGGACCCGATATTTTTATTGATGCAACGACCACTGGCGTCGGTATCGGATTCAATCTGCCGAGCGGACAAAATATCATTCGGGGAATTGGAATTTTTGGCGCCAATGGTGTCGCGATTCAGATTTCAGGTGCCAGCGCCACCGGAAACCGGGTTGAAGGGTGCTATCTTGGAACGAATGCCGATGCCTCAACCGTGGCGGTTCGAGGAAACAATACCGGGATTTTGATCAATGCTGGGGCGACGAACAATACCATCGGCGGGGCATCTCTGAGTACCCGGAACATTATTTCGGGAAATTCGGGGTCCGGTGTGGTGTTAGATGGTACGGCGACCCGGTCCAATCTGGTCACCAACAACATCATTGGATTGAATCGGTTGGCAACTGCCGGCATCAGCAACGGCGGCAGTGGCGTTGTGCTTCAAAATGGTGCTTCAACCAACCAGATTGGAAATGCGAGTGGAGCAACCG is a genomic window containing:
- the hslO gene encoding Hsp33 family molecular chaperone HslO, with the translated sequence MVVSTSSQPDSLLYALAASDTVRCVTAVTTHLVQEACNRHLTWKTASVALGRALTGGALIASQLKELERLTLQFQGRGPLGSITVDADAHGRVRGFIQNPQTDVPLREDGKFDVGGAVGKGVLHVMRDAGFEIGFMKDPYRGSVPLVTGEIAEDLTFYLTNSEQIPSAMGLGVYMDRGSGHVRAAGGFLVQVLPGTSDEVISHLEQAILQAPPSTELVSAGAKPEDIMNIILGGMDYRVLAEKPLKFECTCSYERALTIISALGDVEVCDMLEKDGQAEMTCHYCNAVYHLDAETLARILSGEI